TCCACCCCGAAGTTCGTGACCGCGCTGCCGAAGTACACCGGCGTGAGCCGGCCGGCCCGCACCCGGTCCAGGTCGAGCTCCTCACCGGCGCCCTCCAAGAGCTCCACCTCCTCGCGGAACGCGGCCAGGTCGTGGGGGTCCAGCAGGTCTGCGATGGCCGGGTCGTCGGCCCCGGTCACCCGGGCCTCGGTGCGGCGCTGGCCATGGTCGCCACCCTCGAACAGCAGGACCTTGCGGGCCCGCAGGTCGTACACGCCCCGGAACCGCTTGCCCATGCCCAGGGGCCAGGTCACCGGACAGGCGGCGATGCCCAGCACGTCCTCGATCTCGGTCAGCAGGTCCAGGGGCGGCCGGCCCTCCCGGTCGAGCTTGTTCACGAAGGTGAAGATGGGGATGCCGCGCATCCGGCACACCTGGAACAGCTTGCGGGTCTGGGCCTCCACCCCCTTGGCGCAGTCGATCAGCATCACGGCCGAGTCGGCCGCCGTGAGGGTGCGGTAGGTGTCCTCGGAGAAGTCCTGGTGGCCAGGGGTGTCGAGCAGGTTCACCCGGTAGCCGGCGTACTCGAACTGGAGCACGCTCGAGGTGACCGAGATACCTCGCTTCTTCTCCAGCTCCATCCAGTCCGAGGTGGCGTGCCGGGCCGCCCGCCGGGCCTTGACGGCCCCGGCCAGGTGGATGGCGCCGCCGTAGAGAAGGAACTTCTCGGTGAGGGTGGTCTTGCCGGCGTCGGGGTGGGAGATGATCGCGAACGTGCGTCGCCGCGCGGCCTCGCGGGCCACGGCGTGGGGAAGCTCCATGGGGCCTCTCTTCGGGTGGGATGGGGGACCGCGTAGGGTACGGGAGGGAAGGGACAAAGTAAAGGGGCCGGCCGCTTCGACGGCCGGCCCCACGCGCCCCGCTCTTGTGCCGGCGCCTCACATGGTGGGCACCTCCTCCTCCCGGTCGCGCTCGCGCCGCTCCAGGTCGGCCACCCGGCGCTCCAGGGCCCGGAGCTGCTCCTCCACGAGCTCCAGGTCCTTGCGGGGCACCAGGTCCATCTTGCGAAACGCCTCCTGGATCAGGTCCCGGATCCGGGCCTCCCACTCCTCCCGGGAGGCCTCGGCCTTGGTCAGGATCTCCTTGACGATGCTCTCCCCCTCCTCCTGGCTCATCCGGCCCTGCTCCACCAGCTCGTCCACGAGCTTGCGGGCCCGCTCCTCGGTGAGGGTGAGCATGCCGATCCCGGCCAGGGTGGCTTTCCGAAGCATGTCGAGCATGGCGGTCTCCTCTCGGCGGAAAGGCTAGAAAGCTGGAAGGCTAGAAGGCTGGGCAGGCTGGGAGGCTTCCAGCCCCCACCCGCCGCCTCTGGGTTCAACCTGCCCCAGCTCCCCGAAGTTGTCAAACGGGAACCTGGGTTCGAAGGTCAGGCGCCCAGGAGCCTGGCGGCTTCTTCATAAGCCGCCTCCAAAGCGTTGTCCAGTCCCGAGGGGTCGGGCCCCCCGGCCTGGGCCAGCTCGGGCTTGCCCCCGCCCCGGCCGCCCACCTTCGCCGCCAGGGGCCGGATAAGGTCCCCGGCGCGGACCCGCTTCGTGAGATCTTTGGTCACGGCCACGAGGAGGAGGGCCTTCCCTCCGGCCTCGGCCCCGAGCACGACGATGCCCGAGCGGAGCCGGTCCCGGAGGCCGTCGGCGAACTCCCGCAGGGCCTTGGGGTCGGCGGCCGGCACCCGAGTGGCCAGCACCTTGACGCCGTCCACCTCCCGGGCCTGGCCGAGCACGTCCCGGGCAGCGCCCCCCGCCATCTGGCTGCGGAGCGACGAGATCTCCCGCTCGAGCTCCTTGGTCCGCTCCAGGGTGCGGCGCACCTTGTCCGGTACCTCCTCCGGCTTGGACCGCAGCAGGCCCGCGGCCTCGCGCAGGGCGTCCTCCACCCCGAAGGCCCACTCCAGGGCCCGGTCGCCCGTGGCCGCCTCGATCCGGCGCACGCCGGCCGCCACGCCGCCCTCGGACAGGATCTTGAAGAGCCCGATGTCCCCGGTGCGCGAGGCGTGGGTGCCCCCGCACAGCTCGGCCGACACCTCGCCCATGCGCACCACCCGCACCACGTCGCCGTACTTCTCGCCGAACAGCGCGGTCACCCCCTGACGCCGGGCCTCTTCGAACGACTCCTCGGCCACGATCACAGGGTGGTTGGCCTGGACCCAGCGGTTTACCCGGCGCTCCACCTCGCGGATCTCCTCGGGGGTCATCGGCGCGAAGTGGGTGAAGTCGAACCGGAGCCGGTCCGGCGCGACCAGCGACCCGGCCTGCTTCACGTGGTCCCCGAGCACCTGGCGCAGGGCTGCGTGCAGCAGGTGGGTGGCCGAGTGGTTCTGGGCCGTGGCGAACCGGGCCCCAGCCTCCACCCGGCCGACGGCCCGGTCCCCCTCCCGCACCCCCCCCCGGACCACCGTGCCGTGGAGCACGATCAGGTCGGGAAAGGGTTTCGTGGCGCTCTCGACCCTCACGCGGAACCCCTCGCCCTCCACGCTGCCGGTATCGCCCACCTGGCCGCCGCTCTCGCCGTAGAAGGGGGTTTCCGCGAGCACCAGCTCCACGGCGTCGCCCTCCCGGGCCTCGGCCGCCCTCTGGCCGTCCCGCACCAGCGCCGACACCACGGTGTGGGCCTCGAGCCGCTCGTACCCCACGAACCGGCACGACACACCCGAGGCCCGCAGCTCCCGGTACACCTCGGCCACGGCCTCCTCGCCCGACCCCTTCCACGCGGCCCGGGCCTTCTCCCGCTGGGCCTCCATCTCGGCCTCGAACCCGGCCTCGTCCAGGGTGAATCCCCGGTCTCGCACGATGTCCTCGGTGAGGTCCACGGGGAATCCGTAGGTGTCGTACAGCCGGAACACTACGTCACCGGGGATCACCTTCTCCCCCCGCTCCTCGAGCCGGGCCACCTCCTCCTCCAGGATCTGGAGGCCCCGGTCCAGGGTGCGGGAGAACCGCTCCTCCTCGTGGAGGATCACCTTGGCGATGTACTCCCGTTTGTCCGAAAGCTCCGGGTAGGCCCCCTCCATCTGGTCGATCACCACGCCGGACACCCGGTGGAAGAACGGGTCCTCGAACCCCAGCATCCGGCCGTGGCGCATGGCCCGGCGCATGATCCGGCGCAGCACGTACCCCCGACCCTCGTTGGAAGGCAGCACGCCGTCGGCGATCAGGAAGGTGGTGGCCCGGATGTGATCGGCCACCACCCGGAGACTCACGTCGCTCTCTTCGCCCTGGCCGTAGCGAACCCCGGCCAGGTCGGCCGTGAACTCGATGATGGGCCGGAACAGGTCCGTGTCGTAGTTGGAGTGCACCTTCTGAACCACGGCCGTGACCCGCTCCAGGCCCATGCCGGTGTCGATGGACGGTTTGGGCAGCGGGGTCATGGTGCCGTCGGCCGAGCGCTCGAACTGCATGAACACCAGGTTCCACAGCTCCAGGAACCGATCGCAGTCGCACTCGGGCCCGCACCGGTCCGGGTCAGGGCAGGGGTAGATGCCGGGCCCCTGGTCGAAGTGGATCTCGCTGCACGGCCCGCAGGGGCCGGTGTCGCCCATGGCCCAGAAGTTGTCCTTGGCCCCGCACCGGACGATCCGGTCGGCCGGCACCGGGGTCTCGGCCAGCCACAGGTCCCGGGCCTCGTCGTCCTCCTCGTAGATGGTCACCCACAGGCGGTCCGGGTCGAGCCCCATGCGCTCGGTCAGGAACTCCCAGGCGAACCGGATCGCGTCGCGCTTGAAGTAGTCGCCGAACGAGAAATTCCCCAGCATCTCGAAGAACGTGTGGTGCCGGGCCGTGCGGCCCACGTTCTCCAGGTCGTTGTGCTTGCCCGACACCCGCAGACACTTCTGGCACGTGGTAGCCCGGCGGTACTCGCGCCGCTCCTGGCCGGTGAACACGTCCTTGAACTGGACCATGCCCGCGTTGGTAAACAGCAGCGTGGGGTCGTTCTGGGGCACCAAGGGGGAGCTCTCCACCACCCGGTGGCCCTTGGAGGCGAAGTAGTCGAGGAACGCTTTGCGGATCTCGTTTCCGGTCATGGGGGAGCCTCGGGTATTGGTCGTTGAGTCGTTGGATTCTGGTTCACGTCATTGCCCCGGCGACAGAATAGGCCCGTTTCCTCGGAGGGCGGGCTTCCGTGTAACTTGGGGCCTCCGGCCTGCTAGAAGGCTAGGAAGCTGGGAGGCTAGAAGGCTTGCAAACCTTCGTGATCTCCCAGCGTTCCAAGCATGACCACTCCTCTTTGGCGTCACCTCACGGTCTCGGGGGGCAGGGGGCCTGTTGGAGCGCCGGGCGTGGCTCTGACAGTCGCTGCATCCGGTGCTCAGCCGATGCTCGCTTCCCCCAGGACCCCTGAAAACGTTCTCGTCGATCGATCCGCCACCGAATCTTTGCAACCCGGGCTGGGCGCCGGATGCAGCGTAAGTCGGATGCTGCACTCACGCACGGCCGGAAACAGGCCCCCTGCCCCGCCGCCGGCAACGTCCAGACCAGGGAGAAGTTGCCCTCCCTACTGCCCGGCCCTGTACAGGGCCTGAAGGGGCTTCCATGTAACTTCCAGCTTTCCAGCCGCTTAAAACCGCTCGATCTTCATCCCGCCGTTTTCCTGCCCCTCGTCGGCCCCGCCCCACCGGGCGTCGCTGGTGGACTGGATGCCCGACATCTTCAGGGCGAAGTCGTCCGGGTTCGAGGACTGGCGCAGCGCCTCCTTATACGTGATGAGGTTCTTCTTGAGAAGCCCCATCAGCGACTGGTCGAAGGTCTGCATGCCGTAGGTGGTGAACCCCTCCGCGATGGCGGTGCGGATCTCCTTGGTCTTCTCCGGGATTTCGATGCACTCGCGCACCCGGGCGGTGGAGACCAGCACCTCCACGGCCGGCACCCGGCCCTTTCCGTCGGCCCGGGTCACGAGCCGCTGGCTGATCACGCCCTTGAGGATGCTGGCGAGCTGCAATCTCACCTGCTTCTGCTGGTACGGGGGAAATACCGAGATGATCCGGTGGATCGTCTCGGCCGCGTCCACGGTGTGGAGGGTGGAGAGCACCAGGTGCCCGGTCTCGGCCGCCACCAGGGCCGTCTCGATGGTCTCGAAGTCCCGCATCTCCCCCACCAGCACCACGTCCGGATCCTGACGCAGGGCGCTCTTGAGGGCGCCGGCGAAGCTCAGGGTATCGAACCCCACCTCCCGCTGGTTGATGATCGACTTCTTGTCGCGGTGGAGGAACTCGATGGGATCCTCGATGGTGATGATGTGGCAGGTCTTCTTCTGGTTGATGTAGTCGATCATCGAGGCCAGGGTGGTGGACTTGCCCGAGCCGGTGGTTCCGGTTACCAGGATCAGCCCCCGGGGCTCCATGGCCAGCTCCTCCACGGCCTTGGGCAGCAGGAGGTCCCGGATCGACCGGATCTCGGTGGGGATCACCCGGAACACCATGCCCACGGTGCCCCGTTGCTGGAACACGTTCACCCGGAACCGTCCCAGGCCCGGAACGCCGTACCCCATGTCCACCTCGTGCCGGTGCTCGAAGGTCTCCCGCTGGGCCGGGGTCATGATGTCGAAGGCGAGCTTGTGGAGCACCTCGGGCGCGAGGCGGCCGGCCTCCTTGTAGGGATAGAGCTGACTGTCCTTGCGGAAGATGGGGGGAAGGCCGGCCTTCAGGTGGATGTCCGAGGCACGGGCCCGCACAGCCACTTCCAGCACGCGGTTGAGGTCCATGGGGCGCCCCTCACGCCTCGGCAGGCGTTTCGTCCGGGGTGGGGAGATCCAGTTTCTCCCGAACGGCCCGCTCGATCTCGGCCAGGATGTCGGGGTTCTCCTTCAGGAACCGCCGGACGTTCTCCCGGCCCTGACCGATCCGGGTCTCGCCGTAGGTGTACCAGGCCCCCCGCTTGTCCACCACCCCCTGATCCACGGCCAGGTCCAGCAGGTCGCCCGTGCGGCTCACGCCCTCGTTGTAGAGGATGTCGAACTCGGCCCTCCGGAACGGGGGCGCCACCTTGTTCTTGACCACCGTGACCCGGGTCCGGTTGCCTACCACCTGGTCGGCGTCCTTGATGGCCCCCACCCGCCGCACGTCGAGCCGCACCGACGAGTAGAACTTCAGCGCGTTGCCGCCGGTGGTGGTCTCGGGGTTGCCGAACATCACCCCGATCTTCATCCGGATCTGGTTGATGAAGATCACGAGCGTCCGGGTCTTGGAGATGGTGGCCGTGAGCTTGCGCAGGGCCTGGCTCATGAGCCGGGCCTGCAGACCCACGTGGCTGTCCCCCATCTCCCCCTCGATCTCGGCCCGGGGCACCAGGGCC
This is a stretch of genomic DNA from Deferrisoma camini S3R1. It encodes these proteins:
- a CDS encoding peptide chain release factor 3; translation: MELPHAVAREAARRRTFAIISHPDAGKTTLTEKFLLYGGAIHLAGAVKARRAARHATSDWMELEKKRGISVTSSVLQFEYAGYRVNLLDTPGHQDFSEDTYRTLTAADSAVMLIDCAKGVEAQTRKLFQVCRMRGIPIFTFVNKLDREGRPPLDLLTEIEDVLGIAACPVTWPLGMGKRFRGVYDLRARKVLLFEGGDHGQRRTEARVTGADDPAIADLLDPHDLAAFREEVELLEGAGEELDLDRVRAGRLTPVYFGSAVTNFGVEPFLRDFLEMAPPPGPRESTAGPVGPDEERFSGFVFKIQANMDPQHRDRVAFVRVVSGRFRRGMKVRHPRLGRDVALALPLQFLAQERVVIDEAFPGDVVGIHDRGTLHIGDTLSEIPGLRFGGVPHFSPEHFARVRGKNALKSKQLNKGLEQLAQEGAIQVFRHPRGDKDPIVGAVGVLQFDVLRYRLEAEYGVTVTLEPMPFQVARWVEGDGLDPAAVDRDPSTLWCEDRQGRPVILFKSAWAFEWLAERAEGVAFRETA
- a CDS encoding phasin family protein — its product is MLDMLRKATLAGIGMLTLTEERARKLVDELVEQGRMSQEEGESIVKEILTKAEASREEWEARIRDLIQEAFRKMDLVPRKDLELVEEQLRALERRVADLERRERDREEEVPTM
- the alaS gene encoding alanine--tRNA ligase; the encoded protein is MTGNEIRKAFLDYFASKGHRVVESSPLVPQNDPTLLFTNAGMVQFKDVFTGQERREYRRATTCQKCLRVSGKHNDLENVGRTARHHTFFEMLGNFSFGDYFKRDAIRFAWEFLTERMGLDPDRLWVTIYEEDDEARDLWLAETPVPADRIVRCGAKDNFWAMGDTGPCGPCSEIHFDQGPGIYPCPDPDRCGPECDCDRFLELWNLVFMQFERSADGTMTPLPKPSIDTGMGLERVTAVVQKVHSNYDTDLFRPIIEFTADLAGVRYGQGEESDVSLRVVADHIRATTFLIADGVLPSNEGRGYVLRRIMRRAMRHGRMLGFEDPFFHRVSGVVIDQMEGAYPELSDKREYIAKVILHEEERFSRTLDRGLQILEEEVARLEERGEKVIPGDVVFRLYDTYGFPVDLTEDIVRDRGFTLDEAGFEAEMEAQREKARAAWKGSGEEAVAEVYRELRASGVSCRFVGYERLEAHTVVSALVRDGQRAAEAREGDAVELVLAETPFYGESGGQVGDTGSVEGEGFRVRVESATKPFPDLIVLHGTVVRGGVREGDRAVGRVEAGARFATAQNHSATHLLHAALRQVLGDHVKQAGSLVAPDRLRFDFTHFAPMTPEEIREVERRVNRWVQANHPVIVAEESFEEARRQGVTALFGEKYGDVVRVVRMGEVSAELCGGTHASRTGDIGLFKILSEGGVAAGVRRIEAATGDRALEWAFGVEDALREAAGLLRSKPEEVPDKVRRTLERTKELEREISSLRSQMAGGAARDVLGQAREVDGVKVLATRVPAADPKALREFADGLRDRLRSGIVVLGAEAGGKALLLVAVTKDLTKRVRAGDLIRPLAAKVGGRGGGKPELAQAGGPDPSGLDNALEAAYEEAARLLGA
- a CDS encoding type IV pilus twitching motility protein PilT codes for the protein MDLNRVLEVAVRARASDIHLKAGLPPIFRKDSQLYPYKEAGRLAPEVLHKLAFDIMTPAQRETFEHRHEVDMGYGVPGLGRFRVNVFQQRGTVGMVFRVIPTEIRSIRDLLLPKAVEELAMEPRGLILVTGTTGSGKSTTLASMIDYINQKKTCHIITIEDPIEFLHRDKKSIINQREVGFDTLSFAGALKSALRQDPDVVLVGEMRDFETIETALVAAETGHLVLSTLHTVDAAETIHRIISVFPPYQQKQVRLQLASILKGVISQRLVTRADGKGRVPAVEVLVSTARVRECIEIPEKTKEIRTAIAEGFTTYGMQTFDQSLMGLLKKNLITYKEALRQSSNPDDFALKMSGIQSTSDARWGGADEGQENGGMKIERF
- the recA gene encoding recombinase RecA yields the protein MSTERRQAVELAIGQIEKQFGKGAIMRLGEAGPARGIDAIPSGALSLDVALGVGGYPRGRVVEIFGPESSGKTTLALHAVAEAQRQGGIAAFIDAEHALDVGYARRLGVNVDDLLVSQPDTGEQALEITELLVRSNAVDVVVVDSVAALVPRAEIEGEMGDSHVGLQARLMSQALRKLTATISKTRTLVIFINQIRMKIGVMFGNPETTTGGNALKFYSSVRLDVRRVGAIKDADQVVGNRTRVTVVKNKVAPPFRRAEFDILYNEGVSRTGDLLDLAVDQGVVDKRGAWYTYGETRIGQGRENVRRFLKENPDILAEIERAVREKLDLPTPDETPAEA